A genomic window from Solanum stenotomum isolate F172 chromosome 10, ASM1918654v1, whole genome shotgun sequence includes:
- the LOC125842722 gene encoding uncharacterized protein LOC125842722, which translates to MTWHKDKRVDDGIMRHSADSMAWESFDEIHPSFVAEPRNVRLGLASDGFQPFQNSKTSHSIWHVVLIPYNLPPWLCMKQKNFILSMLIPGPNGPGDAIDIYLQPLIEELKELWEVGIETYDASTKTNFKLHASLLWTINDFPAYGNLSGWSTKGKMACPCCNKDTSSIRLTNGKKQCFMGHRRYLSRNHKWRNDKDSFDGTIEKRPPQKMCSGIEIPNQVQDLEGIQLSKDPKKRKKISHENRKDNWNKKSIFFELPYWKCLLLRHNLDVMHIEKNICDNIMGTIMNVKGKTKDTIKTRLDLQEMNIRPKLHPIQKGEKIEVPTACYTLSPEDKHKLCLFLKNLKVPDGFSSNISQCVNLKDHKISGLKSHDCHVLLQHLLPLALRGMLSKEVCEPLIELSIFFSVLGSKELRIDNLEHIEAQIPITLCNLEKVFPPSFFDVMVHLPVHLATEAKIAGPIQYRWMYPVERWLFFLKSLIGNRACPEGCIAEGYIANECMTLCSRYLHKVDTRFNRPDRNYDGGLKQSNGGLSIFNQLGRTLGAKDPCELEADELEQAHIYILKNCDEVLPYLKIEEFFHIISLLFLLG; encoded by the coding sequence ATGACATGGCACAAGGATAAAAGAGTTGATGATGGAATAATGAGACATTCGGCTGATTCAATGGCATGGGAGTCATTTGATGAAATTCATCCTTCTTTTGTGGCTGAGCCTCGTAATGTTCGACTTGGACTTGCTAGTGATGGATTTCAACCATTTCAGAATTCAAAAACCTCACATAGCATTTGGCACGTGGTTCTTATTCCTTATAATTTACCACCTTGGTTGTGTATGAAGcaaaaaaattttattttgtctatGCTTATTCCAGGTCCAAATGGTCCAGGAGATGCAATTGATATATATCTTCAGCCTTTAATCGAGGAATTGAAGGAATTATGGGAAGTTGGTATTGAGACCTATGATGCATCTACTaagacaaattttaaattacatgCTTCTTTATTGTGGACAATCAATGACTTTCCAGCATATGGAAATTTATCTGGATGGAGTACAAAAGGAAAAATGGCATGCCCATGTTGCAATAAAGACACTTCCTCAATTCGATTGACGAATGGTAAGAAGCAGTGTTTTATGGGTCATCGGCGTTATCTTTCTCGGAATCACAAATGGAGAAATGATAAGGACTCATTTGATGGTACAATTGAGAAAAGGCCCCCACAAAAAATGTGTTCAGGTATTGAGATACCTAATCAGGTACAAGATCTTGAAGGGATACAATTATCAAAGGAtcctaagaaaagaaagaagatatcACATGAAAATCGAAAGGATAATTGGAACAAGAAAAGTATCTTTTTTGAACTTCCATATTGGAAGTGTCTCTTGTTGCGACATAATTTGGATGTTatgcatattgaaaaaaatatatgtgataatATCATGGGGACAATCATGAATGTCAAAGGAAAGACCAAGGACACAATTAAAACTCGACTAGATTTGCAAGAGATGAACATTAGGCCGAAATTGCACCCCATCCAAAAGGGGGAGAAGATTGAAGTTCCAACAGCATGCTACACATTGTCTCCAGAAGATAAGCACAAATTATGCCTTTTCTTAAAGAATCTAAAGGTTCCTGATGGTTTTTCATCTAATATTTCTCAATGTGTGAACTTGAAAGATCACAAGATATCTGGattgaaaagtcatgattgtcatgttcTCTTGCAACATCTACTCCCTCTTGCACTTCGTGGTATGTTGTCAAAAGAAGTGTGTGAACCACTTATTgaattatctatattttttagtGTGCTTGGATCAAAGGAGTTGAGAATTGATAACTTGGAACATATTGAAGCGCAAATACCCATAACACTTTGCAACTTAGAAAAGGTCTTCCCTCCTTCATTTTTTGATGTCATGGTGCACTTACCTGTTCATTTAGCTACTGAAGCTAAGATTGCTGGACCAATTCAATATCGGTGGATGTATCCTGTGGAACGTtggttattttttttgaaatctctCATTGGTAATAGAGCATGTCCAGAAGGTTGTATTGCAGAGGGATACATTGCAAATGAATGTATGACACTATGTTCAAGGTATCTGCATAAAGTTGACACAAGATTCAATCGGCCTGATCGAAATTATGATGGCGGTTTAAAACAATCGAATGGAGGTTTATCTATCTTTAATCAACTTGGAAGAACTTTGGGAGCTAAAGATCCATGTGAGCTTGAAGCGGATGAATTAGAACAAGCACACATATACATACTGAAGAATTGTGATGAAGTCTTACCATATCTCAAGATTGAAGAGTTCTTTCATATCATctcattattatttcttttaggtTAA